A stretch of the Arcobacter sp. LA11 genome encodes the following:
- a CDS encoding ABC transporter permease yields the protein MNFVENVGNRVISYSLATYDFLVFFFKVIGNMFLPSNYGKSSRIFLVKQVYLSSIENLFSFIFLALFLGSIIIVIAISFALNFNLIDQIGDLLVLLVINEFSPFFTTLFFMFVYSLSLAEKIQNIKKERNSLINKVYIPTLINGLFIVPLMALFFASIMLASGYIVSYLYLNIDFFTYKNLIINSIAFENIIVLLIKGSIFGFVTVLIPLYSGHKKKSNYNLTQVVIKNLIIILSMLIFVELLSILILY from the coding sequence ATGAATTTTGTAGAAAATGTAGGTAATAGAGTTATTTCATATTCTCTAGCTACATATGATTTTTTAGTCTTTTTTTTTAAAGTTATAGGCAATATGTTTTTACCAAGTAATTATGGTAAGTCATCAAGGATTTTTTTAGTTAAGCAAGTTTATTTAAGTAGTATCGAAAATCTATTTTCTTTTATTTTCTTAGCATTATTTTTAGGTTCAATTATTATTGTTATTGCAATTAGTTTTGCTTTAAATTTTAATTTGATTGACCAAATAGGCGATTTATTAGTACTCCTTGTGATAAATGAATTTTCACCTTTTTTTACAACCCTCTTTTTTATGTTTGTGTATAGTTTATCTTTAGCAGAAAAAATACAGAATATAAAAAAAGAAAGAAATAGTTTGATAAATAAAGTCTATATTCCAACATTAATAAATGGCTTGTTTATTGTTCCTCTTATGGCTTTATTTTTTGCAAGTATTATGTTAGCTAGTGGATATATAGTTTCATATTTATATTTAAATATTGATTTTTTTACATATAAAAATTTAATCATCAACTCAATAGCTTTTGAAAATATTATAGTTTTACTTATCAAAGGCTCTATTTTTGGATTTGTTACTGTACTTATTCCACTTTATTCTGGACATAAAAAGAAAAGTAATTATAATCTAACTCAAGTAGTAATAAAAAACTTGATTATAATATTAAGTATGCTAATCTTTGTAGAGTTATTATCTATATTGATACTTTATTAG
- a CDS encoding iron-sulfur cluster assembly scaffold protein, producing MAKNDLISGSIWDEYSNQVIRRMDEPTHQGEITEDMAATIGGKLIVADFGAESCGDAVRLYWVVDEETDVIKDSKFKSFGCGTAIASSDVMAELCIGKTVDEAVKITNIDVEHALRDHPDVPAVPPQKMHCSVMAYDVIKKAAGEYKGVDMESFETEVIVCECARVTLGTIQEVIKLNDLKTVEEITDYTKAGAFCKSCIKPGGHEEKDIYLVDILADVRAEMEEERLKNAADASAAGEASFDKMTIVQRIKLIDGILDTDIRPMLMMDGGNMEIIDIKENIPHYDLYIRYLGACNGCASGDTGTLYAIESVLKQKVDENIRVLPI from the coding sequence ATGGCTAAGAATGATTTAATTAGTGGTTCAATCTGGGATGAGTATTCAAACCAAGTAATTAGAAGAATGGATGAACCTACTCATCAAGGTGAAATTACTGAAGATATGGCAGCAACTATAGGTGGTAAGTTAATTGTTGCAGACTTTGGAGCAGAATCATGTGGTGACGCAGTAAGACTTTACTGGGTTGTTGATGAGGAAACAGATGTAATTAAAGATTCAAAATTTAAATCTTTTGGTTGTGGTACAGCAATTGCATCTTCAGATGTTATGGCAGAACTTTGTATTGGAAAAACTGTTGATGAAGCTGTAAAGATTACAAATATCGATGTTGAGCATGCACTTAGAGATCATCCAGATGTTCCTGCTGTTCCACCACAAAAAATGCACTGTTCAGTTATGGCTTATGATGTTATCAAAAAAGCTGCAGGTGAATACAAAGGTGTTGATATGGAGTCTTTCGAGACTGAAGTTATCGTTTGTGAGTGTGCAAGGGTTACATTAGGAACGATTCAAGAAGTTATTAAATTAAATGATTTAAAAACTGTTGAAGAGATTACAGATTATACAAAAGCTGGAGCATTTTGTAAGTCTTGTATTAAACCAGGTGGACATGAAGAAAAAGATATCTACTTAGTTGATATTTTAGCTGATGTTAGAGCTGAGATGGAAGAAGAGAGACTTAAAAATGCAGCAGATGCAAGTGCAGCTGGTGAAGCTTCATTTGATAAGATGACAATTGTTCAAAGAATCAAATTAATTGATGGTATCTTAGATACTGATATTAGACCAATGTTAATGATGGATGGTGGAAACATGGAAATCATTGATATTAAAGAAAATATTCCTCATTATGACTTATATATTAGATACTTAGGTGCATGTAATGGTTGTGCTTCAGGAGATACTGGAACTTTATACGCGATTGAGTCAGTATTAAAACAAAAAGTTGATGAAAATATTAGAGTTTTACCAATCTAG
- a CDS encoding NifS family cysteine desulfurase: protein MEVYLDNNATTMVAPEVYKAMEPFFCHIYGNPNSLHKFGAGTHPKMIEALNYLYDGINAADADDIIVTANATESNNTVLKGIWIDKILNGNKNHIITSEVEHPAITATCKFLESQGVSVTYLPVNEDGVLEASSVKDYIKEDTALVSIMWANNETGKLFPIKEIGAICKEAGVAFHTDAVQAIGKVPVDVQECNVNYLSLSAHKFHGPKGVGALYVQKGYELTPLFHGGEQMGGHRAGTVDVASMVGMGVAMKLAVEHLGYENTEVKRLRDKLENAILEIPETIVIGGKDNRTPNTTLISIRGVEGESMLWDMNQKTIGASTGSACASEDLEANPVMNAFGSDSELAHTGVRFSLSRFTTEEQIDYAIEVVKNAVNRLRDISSSYAYTPKNHVSQL from the coding sequence ATGGAAGTATATTTAGATAATAATGCGACAACAATGGTAGCTCCAGAAGTTTATAAAGCTATGGAACCATTCTTTTGTCATATTTATGGTAATCCAAATTCATTACACAAGTTTGGAGCAGGAACTCATCCAAAGATGATAGAAGCTTTAAATTATTTATATGATGGTATTAATGCTGCAGATGCTGATGATATAATAGTTACTGCAAATGCAACAGAGAGTAACAATACTGTATTAAAAGGTATTTGGATTGATAAAATTTTAAATGGTAATAAAAACCACATTATTACTTCTGAAGTTGAGCATCCGGCAATTACTGCCACATGTAAATTTCTAGAATCACAAGGTGTAAGTGTAACTTATCTTCCTGTGAATGAAGATGGTGTTTTAGAAGCTTCATCAGTAAAAGACTATATCAAAGAAGATACAGCTTTAGTATCTATCATGTGGGCAAACAATGAAACTGGTAAACTTTTTCCTATAAAAGAAATCGGAGCTATCTGCAAAGAAGCTGGTGTTGCTTTCCATACTGATGCAGTACAAGCAATTGGAAAAGTTCCTGTAGATGTTCAAGAGTGTAATGTAAACTATTTATCTCTTTCAGCACATAAATTCCATGGACCAAAAGGTGTTGGTGCTTTATATGTTCAAAAAGGTTATGAATTAACTCCATTGTTCCATGGTGGTGAACAAATGGGTGGTCATAGAGCAGGTACAGTAGATGTTGCATCAATGGTAGGAATGGGTGTTGCTATGAAACTTGCAGTTGAACATTTAGGTTATGAAAATACAGAAGTTAAAAGATTAAGAGATAAATTAGAAAATGCAATTTTAGAAATCCCTGAAACAATTGTAATTGGTGGAAAAGATAATAGAACTCCAAATACAACTTTAATCTCAATTAGAGGTGTTGAAGGTGAATCAATGTTATGGGATATGAATCAAAAAACAATTGGTGCATCAACTGGTTCAGCGTGTGCAAGTGAAGACTTAGAAGCAAATCCAGTAATGAATGCCTTTGGAAGTGATAGTGAGTTAGCTCACACAGGTGTAAGATTTTCTTTAAGTAGATTTACTACTGAAGAACAAATTGATTATGCAATTGAAGTGGTTAAAAATGCAGTAAATAGATTAAGAGATATTTCTAGTTCATATGCATACACACCAAAAAATCACGTGTCACAATTATAA
- a CDS encoding class I SAM-dependent rRNA methyltransferase has translation MYKEIDLIVKPRCIDEYKDGYPLISKESIASWDKISEEGIIINLLDNKRKFIAKGYHGKQNKGFGWVLSTKKEEKIDINFFKKRINNAIEYRKDFFENKSTTAFRVLNGEGDNLGGLTIDYFNGFYLLTWYSLGIYQFKEDILEALKAQVEYKGIYQKRRFDTKGQYLEGDNDFVCGKEAPKPLIVKENDINFAIYLDDGPMVGVFLDQREVRKTIRDKYSKNKSVLNTFSYTGAFSVFAACGGSKKTTSVDLANRSRPKTKEQFEINNIDVEQQDIIVQDVFDYFNFAVKKGFKFDMVVVDPPSFARSKKRTFSVAKDYVKLLKEIIQITNKDGIIVASTNCANFGMVTFRDFIAKAFKESHKKYKIEESFSLPKDFKVIDEFREGSYLKVVFIRKLS, from the coding sequence ATGTACAAAGAAATAGACCTAATTGTTAAACCAAGATGTATTGATGAATATAAAGATGGTTATCCTTTAATATCAAAAGAATCTATTGCTTCATGGGATAAAATTTCAGAAGAAGGAATAATAATTAATCTTTTGGATAATAAAAGAAAATTTATTGCAAAAGGCTATCATGGGAAACAAAACAAAGGTTTTGGATGGGTTTTATCTACTAAAAAAGAAGAAAAAATAGATATAAATTTTTTCAAAAAAAGAATAAACAATGCAATAGAATATAGAAAAGACTTTTTTGAAAATAAATCAACTACGGCATTTAGAGTTTTAAATGGTGAAGGGGATAATCTTGGTGGTCTTACAATAGATTATTTTAATGGATTTTATTTACTAACTTGGTATAGTTTAGGAATTTACCAATTTAAAGAAGATATTCTTGAAGCCTTAAAAGCTCAAGTAGAATATAAAGGTATCTATCAAAAAAGAAGGTTTGATACAAAAGGTCAATATCTTGAAGGTGATAATGACTTTGTTTGTGGAAAAGAAGCACCTAAACCACTTATAGTAAAAGAAAATGATATTAATTTTGCAATCTATTTAGATGATGGACCTATGGTTGGAGTTTTTTTAGACCAAAGAGAAGTTAGAAAAACTATAAGAGATAAATATTCAAAAAATAAATCAGTATTAAATACTTTTTCTTACACTGGAGCTTTTTCAGTATTTGCAGCTTGTGGAGGTTCTAAAAAGACTACAAGTGTTGATTTAGCAAATAGAAGTAGACCTAAAACTAAAGAACAATTTGAAATAAATAATATAGATGTAGAACAACAAGATATTATTGTTCAAGATGTATTTGACTACTTTAACTTTGCAGTAAAAAAAGGTTTTAAATTTGATATGGTTGTAGTTGATCCACCAAGTTTTGCAAGGTCAAAAAAACGAACATTTAGTGTAGCAAAAGATTATGTAAAACTTTTAAAAGAGATAATTCAAATCACAAATAAAGATGGAATAATTGTTGCATCTACAAACTGTGCAAATTTTGGAATGGTAACGTTTAGAGATTTCATTGCGAAAGCATTTAAAGAATCCCACAAAAAATATAAGATAGAAGAATCTTTTTCACTTCCTAAAGATTTTAAAGTTATAGATGAGTTTAGAGAAGGTTCTTATTTAAAAGTAGTGTTTATTAGAAAGCTATCTTAG
- a CDS encoding MlaD family protein, with protein sequence MTYNNIRFKVGLFVLFLILNLSGVVYYILDKKGTFDKRYNYSFTTFSADSFTVGMPVKVSGFAVGRVDEIKLLDNGNVKFIFSVDKQNQKWVCEESLLMIRKPLLGSPHIILYSAIGNPILKDGSTLDVIINNDINDLVLSLEPIVKKIGNIVNSVDKITTYLAKDNSELMKIIKNIEEFTTSLAKDKSLLTSLTGDEKATEAFIQTINKLPRLINNFNKMSSDLNKDVVPQVSELIKELNNIAKDIESKLKSLDGVVNSVGSSDKDINTIKKQIKTGLSKTNQIIEKVDNLFQTGQNEKVVLP encoded by the coding sequence ATGACTTATAATAATATAAGATTTAAAGTAGGTTTATTTGTACTTTTTTTAATTTTAAACTTATCAGGTGTTGTATATTATATTTTAGATAAAAAAGGTACTTTTGATAAAAGATATAACTACTCTTTTACTACATTTAGCGCTGATTCCTTTACTGTTGGAATGCCTGTAAAAGTATCTGGTTTTGCAGTGGGTAGAGTTGATGAAATTAAACTTTTAGATAATGGAAATGTTAAATTTATTTTCTCCGTAGATAAACAAAATCAAAAATGGGTTTGTGAAGAAAGTTTACTGATGATACGAAAGCCACTTCTTGGTTCACCCCATATTATTTTATACTCTGCAATTGGAAATCCTATTTTAAAAGATGGTTCAACCCTTGATGTTATAATAAACAATGATATCAATGATTTGGTTCTAAGTCTAGAACCTATAGTTAAAAAGATTGGTAATATTGTAAATTCTGTTGATAAAATTACTACTTATTTAGCCAAAGATAATTCAGAGTTGATGAAAATTATAAAAAATATTGAAGAGTTTACTACATCATTAGCAAAAGATAAATCTTTACTTACAAGTTTAACAGGTGATGAAAAAGCTACTGAAGCATTTATTCAAACTATAAATAAATTACCTAGATTAATTAATAACTTCAATAAAATGAGTTCAGATTTAAATAAAGATGTGGTACCTCAAGTCTCAGAATTAATCAAAGAATTAAATAATATAGCAAAAGATATTGAGTCAAAATTAAAAAGTTTAGATGGTGTTGTAAATTCTGTAGGTTCCTCAGATAAAGACATAAATACAATAAAAAAACAGATTAAAACAGGATTATCAAAAACTAATCAGATTATTGAAAAAGTTGATAACCTTTTTCAAACTGGACAAAATGAGAAAGTGGTGTTGCCATGA